The Stigmatella ashevillena genomic sequence GTGGCCGTCAACCGGCTCTTGCGCGCGGACACCGTGTACTGCGCCACGTAGGGCGGACTGGCCAGGGAGAACCGTCCATCCGGGCCCGAGAGCACGGACTCGTCACACACGTCACACGTCACCACCGCGTCCGCCGTGGGCGCCCCTCCCTCGTCACGCACCAGCCCGGAGAGGGTCGGCGCCCGCTGGAGCACCAGATCGCCCAGATCGGGCGTCACCGGCCGGTCCACCATCCGGGGCTCATGTCCAGGCGCTTCCACCGAGACGATGAGCCGATCTCCCGCCGTGGGCAGCGAAAGCTCGAAGCGTCCATCCGGGCTCGACACATCGTGCTCGTCCAAGCGGAAGCGCTTCAACGGAGAGCCATCGTCGCTCAAGACGCGCCCCCGGAAGAGCGGACGCCGCTTGAGCACCACCTTCACCGGATCCCCACCGGGGCGTCCCTCGACGGGCGCCTCCTGATCGTATCCCGGGTGACGGGCCTCCAGGCGGTAGGTGCGGTCTGGCTTCAGGGCACGGATCTCGAAGTGTCCCCGCGCGTCACTGGCCGTGGGCTCCGAGCTCCGAGGCATCACCACGAGCGTGGCCCCCGCGACGGGCGCCCCCTGATCATCCACCACATCCCCGGAGAGCGTGGCCCCGGGGCGAAGCTCCGCGGTGAGCTTCAGCGTCTGCCCCTCCTCCACATTCACCTGCTGCCGGTCCGAGGGCTGGTAGTCCGGATGGGAGGCCACCATCCAGTAGGAGCCCGAGGGGAGACCGCGCATGGGCACCACGCCATCCGGACCCGAAGGCCGGTCACTGCGGAAGATGCCCTGGGATTCGATCCAGAGGACGACATCGGCGCCCTCGACACGCCTTCCCTCGGCGCTCACCGTCACCTCCATGGCGGCGGCGGGCTCCAGCTCCAGCCGCACATTGGACGCGGGCGCCGTCACCTTCAGCCGTCCCCCACCCCATTCCGAGTGGTGCGCGTGCAACTCGTACAATCCCGGCGTCGGCACCTGGGCGGAGAAGTGCCCGTCCGCATCGGCCAGCACCGCGTCGCCCGTGGGCTGGACCAGCACCGAGACGCCCGGAGCGGGCCGGCCATACTCGTCCATCACCTGGCCGGAGATCAGGGTCGCCCGCGCCATCTCCAGCTCCAGGGACGTCTCTCCGGCCTTCACGCGCGCGGGCAGCTCCACATCCCGAAAGCCCTCCGCGTGGCCCACCAGCGTGTAGTCCCCGACTCCCAGAGGGCCGATCTCCACGAGGGCTCCCGTCTGAGCCTTCTCGTGACGGATCACCTCGCCCTTGTTGGTGCGCAGCGTCACCTCGGGCTGCGGCACGGGCTCTCCCGCCTCATCCACCACGGTGACGAGCAACCGGCCTGCCTCTTCCAGCTCCAGCGTCACCTGCGTCACGGCCTCGTCCAGGGTGACGATGCGCGGCGCGGACCCCAGGCTCCCCGCCTCCGCCGTGACCACGACCTCGTCCGGAAACAGGCCGGTGAACCGTGCGGGGGCGCCTTCCGCGCGGGCCTCCCGCGTGAGGTGGTCCGCCTTCAGCCGCACCGTGGCGGCCGCGGGCGCACCGTCGCGCGTTACCCGGACCTCCAACGTCCGGGCAGGGTTCAACCGCAGGCGCACCGTCTGGGGCCCCGCCTCGACCTGGGGCGCCACCGCGGGCAGGAACCCCGCGGCACTGGCCAGCACATAGAAGGGCCCTTCACCCAACCCATCGAGCGTGAACAACCCCTCCCCCACCGCCTTCGCCTCATACGGCAAGGCCGTGCGGCGCGAGACCGCGTGGATGCGAGCCCCGGGTACCGGCCGGCCCGCATCGTCCACCACCTGCCCATGAATGGTGCGCAGCGTGGGCAGGTAAAGCTCCACGGCCTCACCCGGAGCGGCGCGCTCGCGCATCGCCGCGCCGAACCCCGGCGCCTTCGCCCACACCGAGAAGGAGACCCCCGCCAGGCGGTCGAACCGGAACTTCCCTTCCGCGTCCGTGCGCACCGTGGCCCGAGGCGTGAGGAAGCCTTGTTGCTGCTCAAAGAAGGCCAGTGCATGAACGCTGCTCTCGTGGGCGGGGCACGCCAGCAGCGCCTGCCCACACTCCTCGCAGCGCACGGAGGTGATCGTCTTCTGGGCACTCGCCGCGAGGAAGACCTCGGCATCGGCGACAGGACGGCCGGAGGGATCCAGCACGCGGCCGGTGAGCGTGAGCCCC encodes the following:
- a CDS encoding carboxypeptidase regulatory-like domain-containing protein, with protein sequence MRKWLFIGASSVLVVVCVALLWPRADPSSSRDPSALPAPASRALPAFQSVEVSSGEAEGLTLTGRVLDPSGRPVADAEVFLAASAQKTITSVRCEECGQALLACPAHESSVHALAFFEQQQGFLTPRATVRTDAEGKFRFDRLAGVSFSVWAKAPGFGAAMRERAAPGEAVELYLPTLRTIHGQVVDDAGRPVPGARIHAVSRRTALPYEAKAVGEGLFTLDGLGEGPFYVLASAAGFLPAVAPQVEAGPQTVRLRLNPARTLEVRVTRDGAPAAATVRLKADHLTREARAEGAPARFTGLFPDEVVVTAEAGSLGSAPRIVTLDEAVTQVTLELEEAGRLLVTVVDEAGEPVPQPEVTLRTNKGEVIRHEKAQTGALVEIGPLGVGDYTLVGHAEGFRDVELPARVKAGETSLELEMARATLISGQVMDEYGRPAPGVSVLVQPTGDAVLADADGHFSAQVPTPGLYELHAHHSEWGGGRLKVTAPASNVRLELEPAAAMEVTVSAEGRRVEGADVVLWIESQGIFRSDRPSGPDGVVPMRGLPSGSYWMVASHPDYQPSDRQQVNVEEGQTLKLTAELRPGATLSGDVVDDQGAPVAGATLVVMPRSSEPTASDARGHFEIRALKPDRTYRLEARHPGYDQEAPVEGRPGGDPVKVVLKRRPLFRGRVLSDDGSPLKRFRLDEHDVSSPDGRFELSLPTAGDRLIVSVEAPGHEPRMVDRPVTPDLGDLVLQRAPTLSGLVRDEGGAPTADAVVTCDVCDESVLSGPDGRFSLASPPYVAQYTVSARKSRLTATRVVPRDSPGQVELTLRPATRVSGTVFLPNGQAAAGFQLEGVNADRGEPVTIVTGPDGRYSVELSPGSYRFMLGSQREFAGEPALLVRIGGGEQRLDIGPAPGTAPLTVLLQPERGKALWVVAGELSTVGTPPTELLRAAYGQMIYQPRTERITLYGLPPGSYTLVWANFHSETPEGPIIRTIRVPSSGEVSLVR